In Aedes albopictus strain Foshan chromosome 3, AalbF5, whole genome shotgun sequence, the following are encoded in one genomic region:
- the LOC109414169 gene encoding nuclear receptor-binding factor 2 — protein sequence MENSFLNMAHVYGRRAEHHAKHRRFDEAIDNHRKAASYIEEALKIAPQSAIVRESLQLQRKYHTKQIEFLRHKKQQYERYVKALEYQRKRNPEFLAKQLEKIEKYNELQVAIYQNLNDTESLLGSMAGSDGSERRRNSATAVEDLISLNHSLHVLVHRMTQNIDEYAVENETLKEKLSLFEREAGGERVTMGAGKGGPEKGRGERLSALETGRDALEAIEFHREEIPALAPLELPKFDLPEFENN from the exons ATGGAAAATTCATTTCTAAACATG GCACACGTCTACGGTCGGAGGGCGGAGCACCACGCCAAGCATCGACGTTTCGACGAGGCCATCGATAACCATCGCAAGGCTGCGTCCTACATTGAGGAGGCGCTGAAAATCGCTCCCCAGTCCGCCATAGTCCGGGAGTCCCTGCAGCTGCAGCGCAAATACCACACCAAACAGATCGAGTTCCTTCGGCACAAGAAGCAACAGTACGAGCGGTATGTGAAAGCCCTGGAGTATCAACGCAAGCGGAATCCGGAGTTTTTGGCCAAGCAGCTGGAGAAGATCGAAAAGTATAACGAACTGCAGGTGGCAATCTATCAGAATTTGAACGACACGGAAAGCTTACTGGGGTCGATGGCGGGAAGTGATGGATCGGAACGACGGCGGAATTCCGCCACCGCTGTGGAAGATCTGATATCGTTGAACCATTCCTTGCATGTGCTGGTGCACCGGATGACGCAAAACATCGACGAATATGCCGTGGAAAACGAAACGCTGAAGGAAAAGCTGAGCCTGTTTGAGAGGGAAGCTGGGGGAGAGCGGGTCACAATGGGTGCGGGTAAGGGTGGACCGGAGAAGGGAAGGGGAGAAAGGCTGTCCGCTTTGGAAACGGGACGAGATGCTTTGGAGGCGATTGAATTTCACCGGGAAGAAATACCAGCGTTAGCGCCACTGGAGCTGCCCAAGTTCGATCTGCCGGAGTTTGAAAATAATTAG